CGCCAGCGAGTCGGCAACGTTGTTCACCCCGGTGGGCATGACGTAGTTGCGGTGGAAGTAGTACCACTTGCGGCATTCCTTCCCCCTAGGGATGCATTCATCCACCAGCGCTGAGATGAGGGGCCGGGGCAGGTATTCCTCATAGAGGGCATCGGCAATATTGCTGATGTAGACCTGTGTCCCCATGAAAAAGTTGAACTGCTGGAAGGTGGCCTCGATGATGTCGTCTATAGAGGTGAAGGTGAGCGGGTCGGGGGTGGGATAGCCTGCCTTCTGCCCGCTGATCCAGTCCACACCCTGGTTTAAGGCCAGCATCATGCAGTTGGTGAAGGAGAACATCCCCATACCCTGGCGGTAGACCATGCTCTTCCCGGGGATGGTCCAGGACATACAGTTGCTGATGGCATAGTCCCGGGCATCCTCCAGGGGGATGCCCTTCTCCAGGAGGTAGGGGATCATCATCTTGTCATTGAAGAAGGCCGGCTGGGCCACTCCGGACCTGATGGTATCGATGGCCTTCAAAACCAGGGCCCGGGGTATCTTGTCATGGTATCGGAAACAGAGGGGCGGCTGCACCGAGTGCAGTTCACTGATGGCCTCCAGGATGAGATAGGAGATCTCATTGGAGGCGTCCTTGCCTTCGCTGTCCACTCCACCCAAGGTGACATTCTGCCAGGCTAATCCGCCTCCGGCAGAGCCGAAGAGCTTCGGGGGATGGATGAAGCCCATCTCCTCGAACTTGATCCACACCGACTCGATGAGGTTAAGGGCCTCCTCCCTGGTGGTCCTTCCCTCATCCAGGTCTTTCTTGTAGTAGGGGTACATGATCTTATCCAGCCTCACCCCGCAGCCTACGGAGGGCAGCTCGATAAAACCGGTGATCAAATGGATGAAGAAGTAACATTGCATGGCCTCGTGCAGGGTACGCACCGGGTTCTCGGGCACCCAGTCGCAGATCCCGGCCAGCTTCTCCAGACGCTTCTTCTCCTCCGGTCGGGCCTCTGTCTTGGCCTTCTCCCGGGCCAGTTTGGCATACCTCCTGGCATAGGAGATGGTGGCCTCCAGGGAGATGATGGCCGCCTCCAGAAACCGCTTCTGCTCCAGGTATTCCCGGGCGTCCATATCGGGGTCTTGCGCAATTTCCTTTAACCTGTCCTGGGCCTCCTTGATGATGCCCTTGAGCCCTACCTTGAAGATCTTCTCATAGTTGGGCAGCACCATGTCCCAGGTATAGCTGAAGACGCTCACCGGGGTATAGCCGGTATAGGGCCTCAGCCTCTCGGGCACCAGGGTGCGCTCCATGCCGTGTACCGAGAGCTTCTGCCAGTACTTGTTGATCTCTTTCAGCTCCTTCTTCCCCACATCGTCCAGAAGGTGCTGGTACTCATTATCCAGGGCCTTCTCCAGCCACCTCCAGTAGAGCTCCGGATAGAGCGGCAGGGAGCGGACGTCGCTGGCCATATTGCCCACGAGCCTCTCCTTGTCC
The DNA window shown above is from Chloroflexota bacterium and carries:
- a CDS encoding pyruvate formate lyase family protein, producing the protein MDAAIKELKKNVVIKAVKGLYRGQERIDMDAGYRAEVKVCLDRARLITQSYKETEGEPMITRRAKALKKILENMTIYIQDKERLVGNMASDVRSLPLYPELYWRWLEKALDNEYQHLLDDVGKKELKEINKYWQKLSVHGMERTLVPERLRPYTGYTPVSVFSYTWDMVLPNYEKIFKVGLKGIIKEAQDRLKEIAQDPDMDAREYLEQKRFLEAAIISLEATISYARRYAKLAREKAKTEARPEEKKRLEKLAGICDWVPENPVRTLHEAMQCYFFIHLITGFIELPSVGCGVRLDKIMYPYYKKDLDEGRTTREEALNLIESVWIKFEEMGFIHPPKLFGSAGGGLAWQNVTLGGVDSEGKDASNEISYLILEAISELHSVQPPLCFRYHDKIPRALVLKAIDTIRSGVAQPAFFNDKMMIPYLLEKGIPLEDARDYAISNCMSWTIPGKSMVYRQGMGMFSFTNCMMLALNQGVDWISGQKAGYPTPDPLTFTSIDDIIEATFQQFNFFMGTQVYISNIADALYEEYLPRPLISALVDECIPRGKECRKWYYFHRNYVMPTGVNNVADSLAAIKKLVFEEKKIAMAELLDALKKNFEGKEELRQMLLGAPKFGNDDDYVDSIAEKVHFRIKEETEKFTTYYGYPYDVDGTNAAMGYFL